GTTGCTTGAGGCGAGCACGCTCTACCAAATTCTTCCAGTTGCGAGAGAGCTGATACAGGTCGGTTTGGTCGGCGTCTTGAAGCACAGGGGTAATCAAGCCACCATCGTCCATAGCCACTGCCACCGCTACATTGATGCGCGAGCGGTACTGAATCGCGTTCTCGGCATAGCTGGCATTGAGCAAAGGATGCTTGACCAGGGTGACAGCGACGGCTTTGGCCAACAGGGCTGTCATCGTTACGCCCTTGGACTTCACCTGCTTGTAGAGTGCATCCAAGCCGTTGGTAGTGATCGTGTAGCCGACCCGGTAGGTAGGCACTTGCAAGCTCGCCATCATGCTGCGCACCACTGCCGCTTGCAAGGTGGTCAGCGCCACCTTCTCGACCGTTGCTGTCTCGCTGCTGTGGGAAGGGGCTGGAGCTGCTTGGAACTGAGGAATGGCAGCGGGGGGCGGTACCAAAACTTTGGTGGTCGCAGGAGCTGGGACTGAAGCTGAAGGCTTCGCAGAGGGCTTGTTGGCAGCCGCTTCCACATCTTCGGCCACGATACGACCGTTGGGGCCGCTGCCTTTGAGTGTCTTGAGATCAACCTTCAGTTCAGTAGCTAGCTTGCGGGCCCGTGGGGAGACAATCAGGCGCCCGTTAGTCGCACCATTGGTCGCGCCGGTGTTGCCATTGGTTGTGCTGACCGAACTGCCTTGTGTTGATGCTGCGGCCGATTCAGCCGGGACCGAACCGACAACAGCCACGGGCTGGG
Above is a genomic segment from Leptolyngbya sp. FACHB-261 containing:
- a CDS encoding dihydrolipoamide acetyltransferase family protein codes for the protein MIYEVFMPALSSTMTEGKIVSWNKSEGERVEKGETIVVVESDKADMDVESFYEGYVGVIIVQAGETAPVGATVALIAETEAEIEEAKQRGTDAVSPAPEPTPQPVAVVGSVPAESAAASTQGSSVSTTNGNTGATNGATNGRLIVSPRARKLATELKVDLKTLKGSGPNGRIVAEDVEAAANKPSAKPSASVPAPATTKVLVPPPAAIPQFQAAPAPSHSSETATVEKVALTTLQAAVVRSMMASLQVPTYRVGYTITTNGLDALYKQVKSKGVTMTALLAKAVAVTLVKHPLLNASYAENAIQYRSRINVAVAVAMDDGGLITPVLQDADQTDLYQLSRNWKNLVERARLKQLQPEEYSSGSFTLSNLGMFGVDRFDAILPPNQGGILAVGASRPQVVADSDGAMRVRSQMQVNLTADHRIIYGAHAAAFLKDLAALIETNPQSLTL